A stretch of the Kushneria konosiri genome encodes the following:
- the thiS gene encoding sulfur carrier protein ThiS, whose product MQLYINGETRRVDQVSSVADLIATLSLTGRRIAVEVNESIVPRTRHATTTLNEGDRVEIVHAIGGG is encoded by the coding sequence ATGCAGCTATACATCAACGGAGAAACGCGTCGGGTCGATCAGGTCAGCAGTGTGGCTGACCTGATCGCCACGCTTTCGCTGACCGGTCGGCGTATCGCCGTGGAGGTCAACGAATCCATTGTGCCGCGCACCCGCCATGCGACGACGACGCTCAATGAGGGCGATCGCGTCGAGATTGTTCATGCCATTGGCGGTGGCTGA